In Pseudomonas fluorescens, a genomic segment contains:
- a CDS encoding CheR family methyltransferase, with the protein MERSFLEKSSDIELRLLIEAIYLKYSYDFRDYSGASVKRRVAHALRQFDCATISALQERVLHDPAAFMQLLQFLTIPVSEMFRDPSHFLAIRQEVVPLLKTYPSIKIWIAGCSTGEEVYSMAILLREEGLLERTIIYATDINPASLDKAKQGIFSLENVRAYTANYQQAGGQRSFADYYTAAYDYAIFDKTLRENVTFADHSLATDSVFSETQLISCRNVLIYFNKKLQDRAFGLFHESLCHRGFLVLGSKETLEFSGYSKQFEPLVKQERIYRKS; encoded by the coding sequence GTGGAGCGAAGTTTTTTGGAAAAAAGCAGCGATATTGAGCTGCGCCTGCTGATCGAGGCGATTTACCTCAAGTACAGCTATGACTTTCGCGACTATTCCGGTGCGTCGGTAAAACGCCGCGTGGCTCACGCCCTGCGCCAGTTCGACTGCGCGACCATTTCGGCGCTGCAGGAGCGGGTGCTGCACGACCCGGCGGCGTTCATGCAATTGCTGCAATTCCTGACGATTCCGGTCAGCGAGATGTTTCGCGACCCGTCGCACTTCCTCGCGATCCGCCAGGAAGTGGTGCCGCTGCTCAAGACCTACCCGTCGATCAAGATCTGGATCGCCGGCTGCAGCACGGGGGAGGAGGTGTACTCCATGGCGATCCTGCTGCGTGAAGAAGGGTTGCTGGAGCGCACCATCATCTACGCCACCGATATCAACCCGGCGTCCCTGGACAAAGCCAAGCAGGGGATCTTTTCTCTGGAGAATGTCCGCGCCTACACTGCCAACTACCAGCAGGCTGGCGGGCAGCGTTCATTTGCCGACTACTACACCGCGGCTTACGATTACGCGATCTTCGACAAGACGCTGCGTGAGAATGTGACCTTCGCTGACCATAGCCTGGCGACCGATAGCGTGTTCTCAGAAACTCAATTAATTTCATGTCGTAATGTTCTGATTTATTTCAATAAAAAGTTGCAAGACAGGGCGTTTGGATTGTTTCATGAGTCGCTGTGCCATCGCGGCTTCCTGGTGCTGGGCAGCAAGGAAACCCTGGAATTTTCCGGCTACAGCAAGCAATTCGAACCCCTGGTCAAGCAGGAACGGATCTACCGAAAATCATGA
- a CDS encoding ATPase domain-containing protein, with protein MSTSKELFSEKAATGIEGLDDILSGGLSRSHLFLLEGEPGTGKTTVALHFLQAGAHNGERCLYITLSETERELRQGAKSHGWELDDHIHIFELTPPESLLNAEHQQSLLYSSDLELGEATRQIFEVVERVKPTRVVIDSLSEIRLLAQSSLRYRRQILAIKHYFVRYDATVLLLDDLTTESLDKTVHSVAHGVIRLEELTPTYGAERRRIRVVKYRGQKYRGGFHDFTIMGDGIHVFPRLVAAEHRGGYIRETLSSGIAEMDALMGGGVETGSSSLILGPAGTGKSLISMIFAAAAVARGEKAALFIFDEELGLLFERMKNMGIDLAAMQATGNLLIEQVDAAELSPGEFSHRVRRCVDERGIKTVVIDSINGYQAAMPEENALILHMHELLLYLNRRGAATFMTVAQHGLVGDMQTPVDITYLADTVILLRYFEALGKVRRAISIIKKRTGSHESTIREYRIGSGGMTVGEPLDNFQGVLRGIPIFTGSGSPLLKEEG; from the coding sequence TTGTCTACATCCAAAGAGCTGTTCAGTGAAAAGGCGGCCACCGGTATCGAAGGTCTTGATGACATTCTTTCCGGGGGACTCTCACGCAGCCATCTGTTCTTGCTGGAAGGCGAACCCGGCACCGGCAAAACCACCGTGGCGCTGCACTTCCTGCAAGCGGGGGCACACAACGGCGAGCGGTGTTTGTATATCACCCTGTCAGAGACCGAGCGCGAGTTGCGCCAGGGCGCCAAATCCCATGGGTGGGAACTCGACGACCATATCCATATCTTCGAACTGACCCCGCCGGAAAGCCTGCTCAACGCCGAGCACCAGCAGAGCCTGCTGTATTCCTCCGACCTTGAACTGGGGGAAGCCACCCGGCAGATTTTTGAAGTGGTCGAGCGAGTCAAGCCGACCCGCGTAGTCATCGACAGCCTGTCGGAGATCCGGCTCCTGGCACAAAGCTCGCTGCGCTATCGCCGGCAGATCCTGGCGATCAAGCATTACTTCGTACGCTATGACGCCACGGTGCTGCTGCTGGATGACCTGACCACCGAATCCCTGGATAAAACCGTACACAGCGTGGCCCACGGCGTGATTCGCCTGGAAGAGCTGACGCCCACCTATGGCGCTGAGCGGCGCCGTATACGCGTGGTGAAGTACCGTGGCCAGAAATACCGAGGTGGCTTCCACGATTTCACCATCATGGGCGATGGCATCCACGTGTTCCCGCGCCTGGTGGCAGCCGAACATCGCGGTGGCTACATCCGCGAGACCTTGAGCAGCGGTATTGCGGAGATGGATGCGTTGATGGGCGGCGGCGTGGAAACCGGCTCCAGCAGCTTGATCCTCGGCCCTGCTGGGACCGGCAAGTCATTGATCTCGATGATCTTCGCCGCCGCGGCGGTCGCACGTGGCGAAAAAGCCGCACTGTTCATCTTCGATGAAGAGCTGGGGCTATTGTTCGAACGCATGAAAAACATGGGCATCGACCTCGCCGCGATGCAAGCCACCGGCAACCTGCTGATCGAGCAGGTCGACGCAGCGGAGCTGTCGCCGGGCGAGTTTTCGCACCGCGTGCGCCGCTGCGTGGATGAACGTGGCATCAAAACCGTGGTCATCGACAGCATCAACGGCTATCAGGCTGCCATGCCGGAAGAAAACGCGCTGATCCTGCATATGCATGAACTGCTGCTGTACCTCAACCGCCGGGGCGCCGCCACGTTCATGACCGTCGCTCAACACGGGCTGGTCGGCGATATGCAGACCCCCGTGGACATCACCTACCTGGCCGACACGGTCATTCTGCTGCGTTACTTCGAAGCATTGGGCAAAGTGCGTCGGGCCATCTCGATCATCAAGAAACGTACCGGCTCCCATGAATCGACGATCCGCGAATACCGTATCGGCAGCGGCGGCATGACCGTGGGCGAGCCCCTCGACAACTTCCAGGGTGTATTGCGCGGTATTCCGATCTTCACAGGCTCCGGCTCACCCTTGCTCAAGGAAGAGGGATAG
- a CDS encoding ATP-binding protein, with amino-acid sequence MSGFSPLSERAIILAPLGRDGSLALMMLNEAGYSGMVASNLNMLCDALEHGAGLLVIAAEALRGVDLEPLLDHLHQQPAWSDLPIVLMTHHGGSEQNGSSHLSGLLGNVTFLERPFHPVTLISLVSAALRGRRRQYEARDRLVDLSESELRLQRTLETLEQQVEERTAQLRSNEEALRQSQKMEAVGQLTGGIAHDFNNMLTGIIGSLELLRRRVSRGKLDDLDSLIDLGVTSANRAAGLTHRLLAFSRRQSLDSKPVDINQLVASMGELLQRSINESIDLDMHLTDGLWTAEADPNQLESALLNLVINARDAMPGGGKLLVDTTNRHLDSVFTAAYGTLKPGDYVELSISDTGCGIPEHLMGRVFDPFFTTKPIGQGTGLGLSMIYGFARQSHGHVTIHSEVGKGTTVSLFLPRFVGELTALEADNPTLLPFANAGETVLIVEDDPAVRVLVCAVLKELGYGFVEAGDADAALPIIESEQRIDLMISDVGLPGMNGRQLAEIGRQIRPDLKVLFITGYAEHAAVRGGFLDPGMQLITKPFTFDLLTAKVREMIQA; translated from the coding sequence GTGAGCGGTTTTTCCCCCCTCTCCGAGCGCGCAATCATCCTCGCACCCTTGGGGCGCGATGGTTCTCTGGCGCTGATGATGCTCAACGAAGCCGGCTACAGCGGTATGGTAGCCAGCAACCTGAACATGCTCTGCGACGCCTTGGAGCACGGTGCCGGCCTGCTGGTGATCGCCGCTGAAGCCTTGCGCGGGGTCGACCTCGAACCGCTGCTGGATCACCTGCATCAGCAGCCGGCCTGGTCAGACCTGCCGATTGTGCTGATGACCCACCACGGCGGCAGCGAACAGAATGGCTCCTCGCACCTGAGCGGGTTGCTGGGCAACGTGACCTTCCTGGAGCGGCCTTTCCATCCGGTGACGCTGATCAGCCTGGTCAGCGCCGCCCTGCGTGGTCGACGCCGGCAATACGAAGCCCGCGACCGCCTGGTGGACCTGAGCGAAAGCGAACTGCGCCTGCAACGCACCCTGGAAACCCTCGAACAACAAGTCGAGGAACGCACGGCCCAACTGCGCAGCAACGAAGAGGCATTACGCCAATCGCAGAAAATGGAAGCGGTCGGACAGTTGACCGGCGGTATCGCCCATGACTTCAACAACATGCTGACGGGGATCATCGGCAGCCTGGAGCTGCTGCGAAGGCGCGTATCGCGGGGCAAGCTGGATGACCTCGATAGCCTGATTGATTTGGGGGTGACGTCCGCCAACCGCGCTGCCGGCCTCACCCATCGTTTGCTGGCGTTCTCGCGTCGCCAATCGCTGGATTCCAAACCGGTGGATATCAACCAACTGGTCGCTTCCATGGGAGAGTTATTGCAACGCAGCATCAACGAAAGCATCGACCTCGACATGCACCTGACTGATGGCTTATGGACCGCCGAAGCCGACCCCAATCAACTGGAAAGTGCTCTGCTCAACCTAGTGATCAACGCGCGGGATGCCATGCCCGGCGGCGGCAAACTGCTGGTTGACACCACCAACCGCCATCTGGACAGCGTTTTCACGGCGGCCTACGGCACCTTGAAGCCCGGCGACTATGTAGAACTCAGCATCAGTGATACCGGCTGCGGTATTCCGGAACACTTGATGGGCCGAGTCTTCGATCCGTTCTTCACCACCAAGCCCATTGGCCAGGGCACGGGCCTGGGGTTATCGATGATCTACGGCTTTGCCCGTCAGTCCCACGGCCATGTGACGATCCACAGCGAAGTGGGCAAAGGCACCACCGTCAGCCTGTTCCTGCCGCGCTTTGTGGGCGAGCTCACTGCGCTGGAGGCCGACAACCCGACGTTGCTGCCCTTTGCCAATGCGGGTGAAACGGTATTGATCGTGGAGGACGACCCGGCCGTACGCGTATTGGTCTGCGCGGTACTGAAGGAGCTGGGCTACGGCTTTGTCGAAGCGGGAGATGCCGACGCGGCACTGCCGATTATCGAGTCCGAACAACGCATTGACCTGATGATCAGCGACGTCGGCCTGCCCGGTATGAACGGGCGGCAGTTGGCAGAAATCGGTCGCCAGATACGCCCGGATCTCAAAGTGCTGTTCATCACCGGTTATGCCGAACACGCCGCCGTGCGCGGTGGTTTCCTCGACCCGGGAATGCAGTTGATCACCAAGCCATTCACCTTTGATCTGTTAACGGCGAAGGTCAGGGAGATGATTCAGGCGTGA
- a CDS encoding bestrophin family protein: MIVRPKPNLLGILFSLKGSIAKRIALRSLLVTLLASVIVLVETLHPAYFSKVNATPFTLLGLSLSIFMSFRNNACYDRWWEGRKQLGQMLIDVRSLIRETQVLGDPLERASLLRGLCGFAHGLIARLRLEDEAQAIKPWIGVPAAHPNLPDQVLQQLGARFSTLAEHGVISEWRYTQLETRLVSLCQVQASCERIKATPLPFPYTLLLHRTIYLFCILLPFAMAEPLGWLTPVFTAIVSYTFFGLDEIGDDLEDPFGFDENDLPCNAIVRTLEREVLAALGATDLPPALEPVDYVLT, encoded by the coding sequence ATGATCGTTCGCCCCAAACCCAACCTCCTGGGCATCCTGTTTTCCCTCAAGGGCTCGATTGCCAAGCGCATCGCCCTGCGCAGCCTGCTGGTGACATTGCTGGCCTCGGTGATCGTGCTGGTGGAAACCCTGCACCCCGCCTATTTCTCCAAGGTCAACGCCACGCCGTTCACGCTGCTGGGGCTGTCGCTATCGATCTTCATGAGCTTTCGCAACAACGCCTGCTACGACCGCTGGTGGGAAGGTCGCAAGCAGTTGGGGCAGATGCTCATTGATGTGCGCTCGTTGATACGTGAAACCCAGGTGCTCGGCGACCCACTGGAACGGGCAAGCCTGTTGCGCGGCTTGTGCGGTTTTGCCCACGGTTTGATCGCGCGCCTGCGCCTGGAGGATGAAGCCCAGGCGATCAAGCCCTGGATCGGGGTGCCGGCGGCCCATCCCAATCTTCCCGACCAGGTCCTGCAACAGCTGGGCGCGCGGTTTTCCACGCTGGCCGAACACGGCGTGATCAGTGAATGGCGCTACACCCAGCTCGAAACCCGCCTGGTCAGCCTCTGCCAGGTACAGGCTTCCTGCGAGCGGATCAAGGCCACGCCCCTGCCCTTTCCCTACACGCTGCTGCTGCATCGCACCATTTACCTGTTCTGCATTCTCTTGCCATTCGCCATGGCCGAACCGCTGGGCTGGCTGACGCCGGTGTTCACCGCCATCGTCAGCTACACCTTCTTCGGCCTGGATGAAATCGGTGACGACCTGGAAGACCCGTTCGGCTTCGACGAGAACGACCTGCCCTGCAACGCCATCGTGCGCACCCTGGAGCGAGAGGTCCTCGCCGCCCTCGGTGCAACCGACCTTCCCCCTGCCCTGGAGCCGGTGGACTACGTGCTGACCTGA
- a CDS encoding tetratricopeptide repeat protein yields MSKSRRYSIVGLCALLLIVLITWYFSRATPVAVPPAIAHGYSKALKQAHNGEPGAARVLYQQLARPDLSDERRAALHAELPNYPSPQALKLADKDLANESPRVREAAIRSIVGLVPTGQRTLLLGPLLEDAEQSVRFAAANALLGLSPDTLGLYFGPLQQVLDEFVKTLKAQPETAESWIQLARLYIHSALLPEAQNALEQAMRLQPDNLQAVVAQIELLDKQGKTDESRQLLARQLAAHPESAYLQHALGMWLLHHGERPYALLGLSKAVELEPDNQDYRYDLATTLHAQQELEAAQRQLEEIIQRHPANRKARVLLVNYWKESGQLQNVQVLLAQLEQQNPDDPALQQGL; encoded by the coding sequence ATGTCAAAGTCACGCCGTTACTCCATCGTCGGCCTGTGCGCCCTGTTGTTGATTGTGCTGATCACCTGGTATTTCTCACGCGCCACCCCGGTCGCGGTGCCCCCTGCCATCGCCCACGGTTATTCCAAGGCCCTGAAACAGGCGCACAACGGCGAACCGGGGGCGGCCCGCGTGCTGTATCAGCAGTTGGCCCGGCCAGACCTGTCCGACGAACGTCGCGCCGCGCTGCATGCCGAATTGCCCAACTACCCCAGCCCCCAGGCCTTGAAATTGGCCGACAAGGACCTCGCCAATGAATCGCCACGGGTTCGTGAGGCGGCGATTCGCAGCATTGTCGGCCTGGTGCCCACCGGCCAGCGCACCCTGTTGCTCGGGCCACTCCTGGAGGACGCCGAGCAAAGCGTGCGCTTTGCCGCCGCCAACGCCTTGCTGGGGCTCTCGCCGGACACCCTGGGCCTGTATTTCGGGCCATTGCAGCAAGTGCTCGATGAATTCGTGAAAACGCTCAAGGCTCAGCCTGAAACGGCTGAAAGCTGGATTCAACTGGCGCGGCTGTACATCCACAGCGCGTTGCTGCCGGAGGCACAAAACGCCCTGGAACAGGCGATGCGCTTGCAGCCGGACAACCTGCAGGCCGTAGTCGCGCAAATTGAGCTGCTGGACAAACAAGGCAAGACCGACGAATCGCGCCAGTTGCTGGCTCGCCAATTGGCGGCGCACCCTGAGTCCGCCTACCTGCAACACGCCCTGGGCATGTGGCTGCTGCACCACGGCGAGCGCCCTTATGCGCTGCTCGGCCTGTCCAAGGCCGTGGAGCTGGAACCCGACAATCAGGATTACCGCTACGACCTCGCCACCACCCTGCATGCCCAGCAGGAGCTCGAGGCCGCCCAGCGCCAGTTGGAAGAAATCATCCAGCGCCACCCTGCCAACCGCAAGGCGCGGGTGTTGCTGGTCAATTACTGGAAGGAAAGCGGCCAATTGCAAAATGTGCAGGTACTGCTGGCCCAACTTGAGCAACAGAACCCAGACGACCCGGCCTTGCAACAAGGTCTTTGA
- a CDS encoding response regulator translates to MSEDAQDVVLIVEDDESIMFVLGEYLAGLGYRVLKAIDGEQAFEILATKPHLDLMVTDYRLPGGISGVQIAEPAIKLRPELKVIFISGYPQEILDCNSPITRNAPILAKPFDLDTLQEHIQRLLA, encoded by the coding sequence ATGAGTGAAGATGCACAAGATGTCGTACTGATCGTCGAAGACGACGAATCCATTATGTTCGTGCTGGGTGAATACCTGGCCGGCCTGGGTTACCGGGTATTGAAGGCCATCGATGGGGAGCAGGCGTTTGAAATCCTCGCAACCAAGCCACACTTGGACCTGATGGTCACAGATTATCGCCTGCCTGGGGGAATCTCCGGGGTGCAGATCGCCGAGCCGGCGATCAAATTGCGGCCGGAGTTGAAAGTCATCTTTATCAGCGGCTACCCGCAGGAAATCCTCGACTGTAATAGCCCGATCACGCGTAATGCGCCGATTTTGGCCAAGCCGTTTGACCTGGATACGCTGCAAGAGCATATCCAGCGACTTTTAGCTTGA
- a CDS encoding hybrid sensor histidine kinase/response regulator produces the protein MLSTVQAKLLIVDDLPENLLALEALIKREDRQVFKALSADEALSLLLEHEFAMAILDVQMPGMNGFELAELMRGTEKTKNIPIVFVSAAGRELNYAFKGYESGAVDFLHKPLDIHAVKSKVNVFVDLYRQSKAMKLQVEALERSRREQELLLTRLQATQAELEQAVRMRDDFMSIVAHEVRTPLNGLILETQLRKMHLARDNAAAFTLDKMHAMVDRDERQIQSLIRLIEDMLDVSRIRTGKLSIRPARFDLTQLVRNLLENFAPQVAAAESSMQLDAEGPVEGNWDEFRIEQVVSNLLTNALRYGAKSPVEVRVYAVHGEARVEVRDHGIGISEDNQKRIFQQFERVSASHVAAGLGLGLFISEQIVAAHGGTIEVESQIGEGALFRVCLPLDAPV, from the coding sequence ATGTTAAGTACTGTCCAGGCCAAACTGCTGATCGTCGACGATCTGCCGGAAAACCTGCTGGCCCTCGAGGCGCTGATCAAGCGCGAGGATCGCCAGGTCTTCAAGGCCTTGAGCGCCGACGAGGCCTTGTCGTTGTTGCTGGAGCATGAGTTCGCCATGGCGATCCTCGATGTACAGATGCCCGGCATGAACGGTTTCGAGCTGGCCGAACTGATGCGCGGTACCGAGAAAACCAAGAACATCCCGATTGTGTTCGTCAGCGCCGCGGGCCGCGAACTGAATTACGCCTTCAAGGGCTACGAAAGTGGCGCCGTGGACTTCCTGCACAAACCCCTGGACATCCATGCGGTGAAGAGCAAAGTCAATGTGTTCGTCGACCTCTACCGCCAGAGCAAGGCGATGAAACTGCAGGTCGAAGCCCTTGAGCGCAGTCGCCGCGAACAGGAACTGCTGTTGACGCGCCTGCAGGCCACCCAGGCTGAACTGGAACAGGCCGTGCGCATGCGCGATGACTTTATGTCGATCGTTGCCCATGAGGTTCGTACACCGCTCAACGGGCTGATCCTCGAAACCCAACTGCGCAAGATGCACCTGGCGCGGGATAACGCCGCCGCGTTTACCCTGGACAAGATGCACGCGATGGTCGACCGCGATGAGCGCCAGATCCAGAGCCTGATCCGCTTGATCGAAGACATGCTCGATGTGTCGCGTATCCGCACCGGCAAGCTGTCGATTCGCCCGGCACGCTTTGACTTGACGCAATTGGTACGCAACCTGCTGGAGAACTTTGCCCCCCAGGTGGCGGCCGCCGAGTCGTCGATGCAACTGGACGCCGAAGGGCCGGTGGAGGGCAACTGGGACGAGTTCCGTATCGAGCAGGTGGTCTCCAACCTGCTGACCAATGCGTTGCGCTACGGGGCCAAGAGCCCGGTGGAGGTGCGCGTCTATGCCGTGCACGGCGAGGCGCGGGTGGAAGTGCGTGATCATGGTATCGGGATCAGCGAAGACAACCAGAAGCGGATTTTCCAGCAGTTCGAGCGCGTATCCGCCAGCCATGTAGCCGCGGGCCTGGGCCTGGGGCTGTTTATTTCCGAGCAGATCGTGGCGGCCCACGGCGGCACCATCGAAGTCGAGAGCCAGATAGGCGAGGGCGCGCTGTTCCGGGTGTGCCTGCCCCTGGATGCGCCGGTGTGA
- a CDS encoding chemotaxis protein CheB translates to MNDAAANPIRGIEAIVVGASAGGVEALLSIFSDLPDTFGLPIVAVLHLPDERRSQLAEVFSRRLRIPVREGQDKEAIEPGTLYFAGPGYHLSVEHDRSLSLSQEDRVHHSRPAIDYLFASAADTYGKGLLAILLTGANQDGAHGLMQVKHSGGTTVVQDPDEARIAVMPRAALALHTPDHILTLSRIASLLASLESSPC, encoded by the coding sequence ATGAACGACGCCGCCGCCAACCCGATTCGCGGGATTGAAGCCATCGTCGTCGGCGCTTCCGCTGGCGGGGTCGAGGCGTTGCTGAGTATTTTCAGTGACTTGCCCGACACCTTCGGTCTGCCGATCGTCGCCGTGCTGCACCTGCCGGATGAGCGCCGCAGCCAGTTGGCCGAGGTTTTTTCACGGCGCCTGCGCATCCCGGTACGGGAAGGCCAGGACAAAGAAGCGATCGAGCCGGGCACCTTGTATTTCGCCGGCCCTGGCTATCACTTGTCGGTGGAGCATGATCGCAGCCTGTCCCTGAGCCAGGAAGACCGGGTACATCATTCCCGGCCTGCCATCGACTACCTGTTCGCCTCCGCCGCCGATACCTATGGCAAGGGCCTGCTCGCGATTCTGTTGACCGGCGCCAACCAGGACGGCGCCCATGGCCTGATGCAGGTCAAGCACAGCGGTGGCACCACGGTTGTACAGGACCCCGACGAAGCACGCATTGCGGTGATGCCACGGGCAGCCCTGGCCCTGCACACCCCCGACCATATTCTGACCTTGAGCCGCATTGCCTCCTTGCTGGCTTCCCTGGAATCTTCCCCATGTTAA